In Porites lutea chromosome 1, jaPorLute2.1, whole genome shotgun sequence, a single genomic region encodes these proteins:
- the LOC140946472 gene encoding uncharacterized protein, with translation MMLSPSSSSSISSEDRSGSSSDENSEILDDDGTAFVPYDEELEPVATEEEAAAYTLSVANEEEWELVLQRRFTGELDVGTWCTCSNCSVDIATKKEECICCKEIDRVGEVMENIERAGDCITFHPGFQDVCLNRWVLEVASLNLKTKAGKSYRAIFSQGRKTESEFLRSVSYRQFTRLLWEFTGSSKRHPLPCCAYKAIRTAFLSEDGQYHGFEDDES, from the exons ATGATGTTGTCTCCCTCGTcttcttcttccatttcttcGGAAGACCGATCCGGTTCAAGTTCTGACGAAAACAGCGAAATTTTAGATGACGATGGAACAGCTTTCGTCCCGTATGATGAGGAACTGGAGCCAGTCGCGACCGAGGAAGAGGCTGCTGCATACACGCTAAGTGTGGCTAATGAGGAAGAATGGGAGCTCGTGCTTCAAAGGCGCTTTACTGGCGAATTAGACGTCGGCACATG gtGCACTTGTTCGAACTGTTCGGTCGACATAGCCACCAAGAAGGAAGAATGCATTTGTTGCAAGGAAATAGATCGTGTGGGGGAAGTAATGGAAAATATAGAACGGGCAGGTGATTGTATCACTTTTCATCCCGGGTTTCAGGATGTTTGCCTAAACCGATGGGTTCTTGAAGTGGCATCACTTAACCTGAAGACCAAAGCTGGAAAAAGTTACCGGGCTATTTTCAGTCAAGGTCGTAAAACGGAATCAGA gtTTCTTCGATCAGTGTCGTACAGACAATTTACTCGACTTCTTTGGGAGTTTACGGGAAGTTCCAAGCGTCATCCACTGCCATGTTGTGCTTACAAAGCAATAAGGACAGCCTTTCTGAGTGAAGATGGCCAGTATCATGGCTTTGAAGATGACGAATCATAG